In Micromonospora purpureochromogenes, a single window of DNA contains:
- a CDS encoding sulfatase-like hydrolase/transferase, with the protein MADPVLAPPADRRDPGPPPASTPATVGRWRAELGRLLEVVALLGLVVTQPLLDVLGRSPDFFLFHRATPRDVLLLVALIAVLPTLAVALLGLTTGLAGGRVRRGAHLAVVGLLLAALAVQVGRHGTPLRGVPLLLAAVLLGGAGAAAYGRWGGLGRLLRVAAIGPPVFVALFLFASPASAVVLPRAHGGAAGVAGPGEHPPVVMIVLDELPLVSLLGPDGRIDAATYPHFAELAAGSTWYRNATGVSGWTPYALPAMLTGRYPAQPLAPHYSQYPDNLFTALGGLYDVRAQESITRLCPPSRCDQPINPEQGLGVLVRESGKLLRQVAAPVDSRIDPEESYRERTRAEAGVDAAEPVPADPRFRFDSLDDNQPARFTSFLADLRPSSRPTLHFLHLLMPHAPWTFLPSGARYAAPEDLPNDGAGWVELARARHLAQLRYTDRLVGETLRTLRAAGLWDKALILLTADHGVSFTRDWQGRGLDAIDHAAGEVAWVPMFVRTPGQRAGRVDDRNWEHVDLLPTIADEAHVRIPWRVDGRSVRQGSRQSAEKHFYDRPGQPLTLRGGVPNRPPDPAPHPLLGTLVGDRPTGGTATVANRAAFDHVDPAAGELPALVWGTVPREVPDGTLLAVAVNGRVGAVVPVVPRDKGGRRFAALLPDDHLYRAGTNRLDLYRVGADGDLRRLTLS; encoded by the coding sequence GTGGCTGACCCGGTCCTCGCGCCGCCGGCCGACCGGCGTGACCCCGGTCCGCCACCCGCGTCCACCCCGGCCACCGTCGGCCGGTGGCGTGCCGAGCTGGGCCGGCTGCTGGAGGTGGTGGCCCTGCTCGGCCTGGTGGTCACCCAGCCCCTGCTCGACGTGCTCGGGCGCAGCCCCGACTTCTTCCTGTTCCACCGCGCCACCCCGCGCGACGTGCTGCTGCTGGTGGCGCTGATCGCGGTGCTGCCCACGCTCGCCGTCGCCCTGCTCGGGCTGACCACCGGGCTGGCCGGCGGGCGGGTCCGGCGGGGCGCGCACCTCGCGGTCGTCGGGCTGCTGCTGGCCGCGCTCGCGGTGCAGGTGGGCCGGCACGGCACGCCGCTGCGGGGCGTACCGCTGCTGCTCGCGGCCGTGCTGCTCGGCGGCGCCGGGGCGGCGGCGTACGGCCGGTGGGGCGGGCTGGGGCGGCTGCTGCGGGTCGCCGCCATCGGGCCGCCGGTCTTCGTCGCGCTCTTCCTCTTCGCCTCGCCCGCCTCGGCGGTCGTGCTGCCCCGGGCCCACGGCGGTGCGGCGGGGGTGGCTGGGCCGGGGGAGCACCCGCCGGTGGTCATGATCGTCCTCGACGAGCTGCCGCTGGTCTCCCTGCTCGGCCCGGACGGCAGAATCGACGCCGCGACCTACCCGCACTTCGCCGAGCTGGCCGCCGGGTCGACCTGGTACCGCAACGCCACCGGGGTCAGCGGCTGGACGCCGTACGCGCTGCCGGCGATGCTCACCGGTCGCTACCCGGCGCAACCGCTCGCCCCGCACTACTCGCAGTACCCGGACAACCTGTTCACCGCCCTCGGCGGCCTGTACGACGTCCGCGCGCAGGAGAGCATCACCCGGCTCTGCCCGCCCAGCCGCTGCGACCAGCCGATCAACCCGGAGCAGGGGCTCGGCGTGCTGGTCCGGGAGAGCGGCAAGCTGCTGCGGCAGGTCGCCGCGCCGGTGGACAGCCGGATCGACCCGGAGGAGTCGTACCGGGAGCGGACCCGCGCCGAGGCCGGCGTGGACGCCGCCGAGCCGGTCCCGGCCGACCCGAGGTTCCGCTTCGACAGCCTGGACGACAACCAGCCGGCCCGGTTCACCAGCTTCCTGGCCGACCTGCGCCCGTCGTCCCGGCCCACGCTGCACTTCCTGCACCTGCTGATGCCCCACGCGCCCTGGACGTTCCTACCCTCCGGGGCGCGCTACGCCGCCCCCGAGGACCTGCCCAACGACGGCGCCGGCTGGGTCGAGCTGGCCCGGGCCCGGCACCTGGCCCAGCTGCGCTACACCGACCGGCTGGTCGGCGAGACCCTGCGCACGCTGCGCGCCGCCGGCCTGTGGGACAAGGCGCTGATCCTGCTCACCGCCGACCACGGGGTGAGCTTCACCCGCGACTGGCAGGGGCGGGGGCTGGACGCGATCGACCACGCGGCCGGCGAGGTGGCCTGGGTGCCGATGTTCGTCCGGACCCCCGGGCAGCGGGCCGGCCGGGTCGACGACCGCAACTGGGAGCACGTCGACCTGCTGCCCACCATCGCCGACGAGGCGCACGTCCGGATCCCCTGGCGGGTCGACGGGCGCTCCGTGCGCCAGGGGTCGCGGCAGAGCGCCGAGAAGCACTTCTACGACCGGCCGGGCCAGCCGCTGACCCTGCGCGGCGGGGTGCCGAACCGGCCGCCGGACCCGGCGCCGCACCCGCTGCTCGGCACCCTGGTCGGCGACCGGCCGACCGGCGGGACGGCCACCGTGGCGAACCGGGCGGCGTTCGACCACGTCGACCCGGCCGCCGGCGAGCTGCCGGCGCTGGTCTGGGGGACCGTGCCCCGGGAGGTGCCCGACGGCACGCTGCTCGCGGTGGCGGTCAACGGCCGCGTCGGCGCGGTCGTGCCGGTGGTGCCCCGCGACAAGGGGGGACGCCGCTTCGCCGCCCTGCTCCCCGACGACCACCTGTACCGCGCCGGCACCAACCGGCTCGACCTCTACCGGGTCGGCGCCGACGGCGACCTGCGCCGGCTCACCCTGTCGTAG
- a CDS encoding class I SAM-dependent methyltransferase, producing the protein MTVPDTGIRVEPGSFRDPANRVFHAGDEVLRGLGPDGARDWRALSGSAFFAELLAEGKICGTEPVDATRLPGWTAVLRHERIPFVSHPYEWSFAMLRDAALLHLEILRRALSAGFTTKDGSAYNLQWRGASPVFIDVGSFAPLAEGEPWAGYRQFCQTLLYPLLLQAHLGLDFQPWLRARVDGIEPDQMRRLFRGARRLLPGVPTHVHLHGAMQGRNARASTTDVRAQLKAAGYSRDLALATVRGIDRLIRRLDRRDEGSHWVDYQRTCGYTVRDREEKERFVEAAVAAAPPGLVLDLGANDGRYARIAARHAAQVVAVEQDPAVADALYRALRAEGEHRILPLLMDLADPSPGGGWRGVERASFGDRARADVVLALAVAHHLAIGRNVPLPEVLDQLVAYARPGGRLVVEFVHPEDPMARRLLANKPDGLFPDYRRDEFERLLAARCRIERQRELPCGTRTLYQAVAGG; encoded by the coding sequence ATGACGGTCCCCGACACCGGGATCCGGGTCGAGCCCGGCTCCTTCCGCGACCCGGCCAACCGGGTCTTCCACGCCGGCGACGAGGTGCTGCGCGGGCTCGGCCCCGACGGCGCCCGGGACTGGCGGGCGCTCTCCGGCAGCGCCTTCTTCGCCGAGCTGCTCGCCGAGGGCAAGATCTGCGGCACCGAGCCGGTCGACGCGACCCGGTTACCGGGCTGGACGGCGGTGCTGCGGCACGAGCGGATCCCGTTCGTCTCCCACCCGTACGAGTGGTCGTTCGCGATGCTGCGTGATGCGGCGCTGCTGCACCTGGAGATCCTGCGCCGGGCGCTGTCCGCCGGCTTCACCACCAAGGACGGCTCGGCCTACAACCTGCAGTGGCGCGGCGCCAGCCCGGTCTTCATCGACGTGGGCTCCTTCGCGCCGCTCGCCGAGGGCGAGCCGTGGGCCGGCTACCGGCAGTTCTGCCAGACCCTGCTCTACCCGCTGCTGCTCCAGGCCCACCTGGGCCTGGACTTCCAGCCCTGGTTGCGGGCCCGCGTCGACGGTATCGAGCCGGACCAGATGCGCCGGCTGTTCCGGGGTGCCCGCCGGCTGCTGCCCGGCGTGCCGACCCACGTGCACCTGCACGGCGCGATGCAGGGCCGCAACGCCCGCGCCAGCACCACCGACGTCCGGGCCCAGCTCAAGGCCGCCGGCTACTCCCGCGACCTGGCCCTGGCGACCGTACGCGGCATCGACCGGCTGATCCGCCGCCTGGACCGGCGTGACGAGGGCAGCCACTGGGTCGACTACCAGCGCACCTGTGGCTACACGGTGCGGGACCGGGAGGAGAAGGAGCGCTTCGTCGAGGCGGCGGTGGCCGCCGCCCCGCCCGGGCTGGTGCTCGACCTCGGCGCCAACGACGGCCGGTACGCCCGGATCGCCGCCCGGCACGCCGCGCAGGTGGTCGCCGTCGAGCAGGACCCGGCCGTGGCGGACGCCCTCTACCGGGCGCTGCGCGCCGAGGGCGAACACCGGATCTTGCCGCTTTTGATGGACCTGGCCGACCCCTCGCCCGGCGGCGGCTGGCGGGGCGTGGAGCGGGCCAGCTTCGGCGACCGGGCCCGGGCCGACGTGGTGCTCGCCCTGGCCGTCGCGCACCACCTGGCCATCGGCCGCAACGTGCCGCTGCCCGAGGTGCTCGACCAGCTCGTCGCGTACGCCCGGCCCGGCGGCCGGCTGGTGGTCGAGTTCGTCCACCCCGAGGACCCGATGGCCCGCCGGCTGCTGGCCAACAAGCCGGACGGGCTCTTCCCCGACTACCGGCGTGACGAGTTCGAGCGGCTGCTGGCGGCGCGCTGCCGGATCGAGCGGCAGCGGGAACTGCCCTGCGGCACCCGCACGCTCTACCAGGCGGTGGCGGGTGGCTGA
- a CDS encoding VOC family protein: MALHLDVVGVVVADMARSLDFYRRLGLAVPPEADAEDHVEVTLPGGLRLAWDAATMVRTFHPGWTPPTGSPRVSLAFRCADPAEVDRYWAELTGAGFHGELPPWDAFWGQRYAVLHDPDGNGVDLYAPLPG, encoded by the coding sequence ATGGCACTTCACCTGGATGTGGTCGGCGTGGTGGTCGCCGACATGGCCCGCAGTCTCGACTTCTACCGGCGGCTGGGACTGGCCGTCCCGCCCGAGGCCGACGCGGAGGACCACGTGGAGGTCACCCTCCCCGGGGGCCTGCGGCTGGCTTGGGACGCGGCGACGATGGTCCGCACCTTCCACCCGGGGTGGACGCCGCCGACCGGCAGCCCCCGGGTCAGCCTCGCCTTCCGCTGCGCCGACCCGGCCGAGGTGGACCGCTACTGGGCGGAGCTGACCGGCGCCGGCTTCCACGGCGAGCTGCCGCCCTGGGACGCCTTCTGGGGCCAGCGGTACGCGGTGCTGCACGACCCGGACGGCAACGGCGTCGACCTGTACGCCCCGCTGCCCGGCTGA
- a CDS encoding helix-turn-helix domain-containing protein has translation MYRERRAALRGAVLWAAVSEGAATRVLPDGCLDLLWSSRSGLLVAGPDRTAHLSVAAPGERWLGLRLPPGTGPAVFGVPADELRDRRVPLDALWGRAAAEVAERLGDRPTGAALEAVAAARLAAAGGPDPLGVRVAALLAGGATVTAAAAEVGLGPRVLHRRSQTLFGYGPKTLARILRMRRALALARAGVGLAEVAARGGYADQAHLTRDVRELAGVPPTTLLRS, from the coding sequence ATGTACCGGGAACGTCGGGCGGCCCTGCGGGGCGCCGTGCTGTGGGCCGCCGTCAGCGAGGGCGCGGCCACCCGGGTGCTGCCGGACGGCTGTCTCGACCTGCTCTGGTCCAGCCGGTCCGGGCTGCTGGTCGCCGGGCCGGACCGCACCGCCCACCTGAGCGTCGCGGCGCCGGGGGAGCGATGGCTGGGGCTGCGGCTGCCGCCGGGCACCGGTCCCGCGGTCTTCGGCGTCCCCGCCGACGAGCTGCGGGACCGTCGGGTGCCGCTCGACGCGCTCTGGGGCCGCGCCGCGGCCGAGGTCGCCGAGCGGCTGGGGGACCGGCCGACCGGGGCCGCGCTGGAGGCGGTCGCCGCCGCCCGGCTGGCCGCCGCCGGCGGTCCCGACCCGCTCGGCGTCCGGGTGGCCGCCCTGCTCGCCGGCGGCGCCACCGTCACCGCGGCCGCCGCCGAGGTCGGCCTCGGCCCGCGCGTTCTGCACCGGCGCAGCCAGACCCTCTTCGGGTACGGCCCGAAGACCCTCGCCCGCATCCTGCGGATGCGCCGCGCCCTCGCGTTGGCCCGCGCCGGCGTCGGGCTGGCCGAGGTGGCCGCGCGCGGCGGGTACGCCGACCAGGCGCACCTCACCCGCGATGTGCGGGAGCTGGCCGGCGTCCCCCCGACGACCCTGCTGAGAAGCTGA
- a CDS encoding arginase family protein codes for MRWTVLDAALDSSGRSRGEERGPGALRAAGLLAALDADDGGTVDARIHDATRDPATGLIGAEQVRRASRAIAAQVAAVRAAGRHPLVVGGDCTILLGVFLALPRGSGLWFLDGHPDFQDGIGSATGEGADMELSILTGHGPDLFDTAAPLVAAELVRLVGHRPPGDEEARREADRVDPRIPQLPAAELRRRGAGAVGRELAAEGAGPAWLHLDVDVLDPRVLPAVTYPEPDGLDWADLLALITPLVRSGRLLGMSVADLDADGDPDGRHARRLVEVLAAALSP; via the coding sequence GTGCGATGGACGGTGCTGGACGCGGCGCTGGACTCCTCCGGCCGGAGCCGGGGTGAGGAGCGCGGCCCGGGCGCGCTGCGGGCCGCCGGCCTGCTGGCCGCGCTGGACGCCGACGACGGCGGAACGGTCGACGCCCGGATCCACGACGCCACGCGGGACCCGGCGACCGGGCTGATCGGGGCGGAGCAGGTCCGCCGGGCCAGTCGGGCGATCGCCGCACAGGTGGCGGCGGTCCGCGCCGCCGGGCGGCATCCGCTGGTCGTGGGCGGGGACTGCACCATCCTGCTCGGTGTCTTCCTCGCCCTGCCGCGCGGCAGCGGGCTGTGGTTCCTGGACGGTCACCCGGACTTCCAGGACGGGATCGGCTCGGCCACCGGGGAGGGCGCGGACATGGAGCTGTCCATCCTCACCGGCCACGGCCCGGACCTCTTCGACACCGCGGCGCCGCTGGTGGCGGCGGAGCTGGTCCGGCTGGTCGGCCACCGCCCGCCGGGCGACGAGGAGGCCCGCCGCGAGGCCGACCGGGTGGACCCGCGGATCCCCCAGCTGCCGGCGGCGGAGCTGCGGCGACGAGGCGCCGGGGCGGTCGGCCGCGAGCTGGCCGCCGAGGGCGCCGGGCCGGCCTGGCTGCACCTGGACGTCGACGTGCTCGACCCGCGGGTGCTGCCGGCCGTGACGTACCCCGAGCCCGACGGGCTGGACTGGGCCGACCTGCTGGCGCTGATCACGCCGCTGGTGCGCTCCGGACGCCTGCTCGGGATGAGCGTCGCGGACCTCGACGCCGACGGGGACCCCGACGGGCGGCACGCGCGCCGCCTCGTCGAGGTCCTCGCCGCCGCCCTCAGCCCCTGA
- a CDS encoding bifunctional glycosyltransferase family 2/GtrA family protein produces MTYAAGSRPAVETRAAVLDVVVPVHNEEADLGPCVRRLHAHLRAHFPYPFRITVADNASVDATLAVAEALAAELPEVRVRYLAAKGRGRALRATWSASDAPVLAYLDVDLSTDLAALLPLVAPLISGHSDLAIGTRLARTSRVVRGAKREVISRAYNLLLRGALAARFSDAQCGFKAIRADVARELLPLVQDTGWFFDTELLVLAQRAGLRVHEVPVDWVDDPDSRVDIVATALADLRGIGRLGRALLTGALPVGRLREQFGRAPLTAPPAQVPVGLPRQLARFAAVGVASTLAYLLLFVACRGVLGAQWANLLALLVTAVANTAANRRLTFGITGRRHAGRHHLQGLLAFGLGLALTSGSLAALHAATAPSRPVELAVLVAANLAATALRFLLLRLAMHHRRPAPGIRG; encoded by the coding sequence ATGACGTACGCCGCCGGCTCCCGGCCGGCCGTCGAGACCCGGGCCGCGGTGCTGGACGTGGTGGTCCCGGTCCACAACGAGGAGGCCGACCTGGGTCCGTGCGTACGGCGGCTGCACGCGCACCTGAGGGCGCACTTCCCGTACCCGTTCCGGATCACCGTGGCGGACAACGCCAGCGTCGACGCGACCCTGGCCGTCGCCGAGGCGCTGGCCGCGGAGCTGCCCGAGGTGCGGGTGCGGTACCTGGCCGCCAAGGGCCGCGGCCGGGCGCTGCGGGCCACCTGGTCGGCCTCGGACGCCCCGGTGCTGGCCTACCTGGACGTGGACCTCTCCACCGACCTGGCGGCGCTGCTGCCGCTGGTCGCGCCGCTCATCTCCGGCCACTCCGACCTGGCCATCGGCACCCGGCTGGCGCGCACCTCCCGGGTGGTGCGCGGCGCCAAGCGGGAGGTGATCTCCCGGGCGTACAACCTGCTGCTGCGAGGGGCGCTCGCGGCGCGGTTCTCCGACGCGCAGTGCGGCTTCAAGGCGATCCGCGCCGACGTGGCCCGGGAGCTGCTGCCGCTGGTGCAGGACACCGGCTGGTTCTTCGACACCGAGCTGCTGGTGCTCGCCCAGCGGGCCGGGCTGCGCGTCCACGAGGTGCCGGTGGACTGGGTGGACGACCCGGACAGCCGGGTGGACATCGTCGCCACCGCCCTCGCCGACCTACGCGGCATCGGCCGGCTGGGCCGGGCGCTGCTGACCGGGGCGCTTCCGGTCGGGCGGCTGCGCGAGCAGTTCGGCCGGGCGCCGCTGACCGCCCCGCCGGCCCAGGTGCCGGTCGGGCTGCCGCGGCAGCTGGCCCGGTTCGCCGCCGTCGGGGTGGCCAGCACGCTGGCGTACCTGCTGCTCTTCGTGGCGTGCCGGGGGGTGCTGGGCGCGCAGTGGGCCAACCTGCTGGCGCTGCTGGTGACGGCGGTGGCCAACACCGCCGCGAACCGGCGGCTCACCTTCGGCATCACCGGGCGTCGGCACGCCGGCCGGCACCATCTGCAGGGGCTGCTCGCCTTCGGCCTCGGCCTGGCGCTGACCAGCGGATCCCTCGCGGCCCTGCACGCGGCCACCGCGCCCTCGCGGCCGGTCGAGCTGGCGGTGCTGGTGGCGGCCAACCTGGCAGCGACCGCCCTGCGTTTCCTGCTGCTGCGCCTGGCCATGCACCACCGCCGGCCCGCGCCCGGTATCAGGGGCTGA
- a CDS encoding ArnT family glycosyltransferase, which yields MDKTESLLTAPAVTAPPAPPAPEPVPVAAEPRPPRPDPGWTRPALAVLLLATGVLYLWGLGASGWANSFYSAAAQAGAESWKAFFYGSSDAANSITVDKTPASLWLMALSVRIFGLSSWSILVPQALLGVATVGALYATVRRWYGPVAGLLAGAVLALTPVATLMFRFNNPDALLVLLLVLAGYATVRAVETAGTRWIVLAGALVGLGFLTKMLQAFLVVPVFAGVYLLAAPTGLGRRIRQLLLAGLGLVVAAGSWVAVVELVPTSARPYIGGSQGNSILELTLGYNGLGRITGNEEGSVGGGRAGGGGPFSGQTGWLRMFDTEVGGQISWLLPAALILLVAGLALAGRAPRTDRRRAGLLLWGGWLLVTGLIFSFMSGIFHAYYTVALAPAVGAVVGAGAVLLWRERDATPGPVGAHEPGVPTEPVPGAATPGTRAGRRGLLATVTLAAALAVTACWSWRLLGRSPDWYPWLRTVVLVGGLAAAVLVVLAGRLPRRVVPVVLVLGAATALAGPAGYALQTAATPHTGSIPSAGPAVQGGFGPGRGGFPGARMPAGAQFPGFPGGPNGQLPGGQLPGAPGGNQIGQNGGTGQFPGLPGGTGLPTGVPGGLPGQAAGGDGRAQGGGAMGGLLDSRAPSAELKALLERDAEDYTWVAATIGSNNASGYQLATGRPVMAIGGFNGSDPSPTLAQFQAYVADGRIHWFVGGGGFRANGGSSAAQEIAAWVAETFESQTVDGVTVHDLSSGQEG from the coding sequence ATGGACAAGACCGAGAGCCTGCTGACCGCGCCGGCGGTGACCGCACCGCCGGCACCACCCGCGCCGGAACCCGTACCCGTGGCGGCGGAGCCCCGGCCGCCGCGGCCGGATCCGGGCTGGACGCGACCGGCCCTGGCGGTGCTGCTGCTCGCCACCGGCGTGCTCTACCTGTGGGGCCTCGGCGCCTCCGGCTGGGCGAACTCGTTCTACTCGGCGGCGGCGCAGGCCGGCGCGGAGAGCTGGAAGGCGTTCTTCTACGGCTCCTCTGACGCGGCCAACTCGATCACGGTGGACAAGACCCCGGCGTCGCTGTGGTTGATGGCGCTGTCGGTGCGCATCTTCGGCCTGAGCAGCTGGTCCATCCTGGTGCCGCAGGCGCTGCTCGGCGTCGCCACGGTCGGCGCGCTGTACGCCACCGTCCGCCGCTGGTACGGCCCGGTGGCCGGCCTGCTCGCCGGCGCGGTCCTCGCGCTCACCCCGGTCGCCACCCTGATGTTCCGGTTCAACAATCCCGACGCCCTGCTCGTGCTGCTGCTGGTCCTCGCCGGGTACGCGACGGTGCGGGCGGTCGAGACGGCCGGCACCCGGTGGATCGTTCTGGCCGGCGCGCTGGTCGGCCTGGGCTTCCTCACCAAGATGCTCCAGGCGTTCCTGGTGGTCCCGGTCTTCGCCGGGGTCTACCTGCTGGCCGCGCCGACCGGCCTGGGGCGGCGGATCCGCCAGCTGCTGCTGGCCGGGCTCGGCCTGGTCGTCGCCGCCGGCTCGTGGGTGGCCGTCGTCGAGCTGGTGCCGACCAGCGCCCGCCCCTACATCGGCGGCTCGCAGGGCAACAGCATCCTGGAGCTGACCCTCGGCTACAACGGCCTGGGCCGGATCACCGGCAACGAGGAGGGCAGCGTCGGCGGTGGCCGGGCCGGCGGCGGTGGCCCGTTCTCCGGTCAGACCGGCTGGCTGCGGATGTTCGACACCGAGGTCGGCGGCCAGATCTCCTGGCTGCTCCCGGCCGCGCTGATCCTGCTGGTCGCCGGCCTGGCGCTGGCCGGCCGGGCGCCGCGCACCGACCGGCGCCGCGCCGGCCTGCTGCTCTGGGGCGGCTGGCTGCTGGTCACCGGGCTGATCTTCAGCTTCATGTCCGGCATCTTCCACGCGTACTACACCGTCGCCCTCGCCCCGGCGGTCGGCGCCGTGGTCGGCGCCGGCGCCGTGCTGCTCTGGCGGGAGCGCGACGCCACGCCCGGACCGGTCGGGGCGCACGAGCCGGGCGTACCGACGGAGCCGGTTCCCGGCGCGGCGACGCCCGGGACGCGGGCGGGCCGACGCGGCCTGCTCGCCACCGTGACGCTGGCGGCGGCCCTCGCCGTCACCGCCTGCTGGTCCTGGCGGCTGCTCGGCCGCAGCCCGGACTGGTACCCCTGGCTGCGCACGGTGGTGCTGGTCGGCGGGCTCGCCGCGGCGGTGCTGGTGGTGCTGGCGGGCCGGCTGCCCCGGCGGGTCGTGCCGGTGGTGCTCGTGCTCGGCGCGGCCACCGCGCTCGCCGGGCCGGCCGGGTACGCCCTGCAGACCGCGGCTACCCCGCACACCGGCTCGATCCCGAGCGCCGGCCCGGCGGTGCAGGGCGGCTTCGGCCCGGGACGGGGCGGCTTCCCCGGTGCCCGGATGCCGGCCGGCGCACAGTTCCCCGGCTTCCCAGGCGGGCCGAACGGCCAGTTGCCGGGCGGCCAGCTCCCCGGCGCCCCGGGCGGCAACCAGATCGGCCAGAACGGCGGCACGGGCCAGTTCCCGGGCCTGCCCGGCGGCACCGGCCTGCCCACCGGCGTCCCCGGCGGGCTGCCGGGCCAGGCCGCCGGCGGTGACGGCCGGGCGCAGGGCGGTGGCGCGATGGGCGGGCTGCTCGACTCCCGCGCGCCGAGCGCCGAGCTGAAGGCGCTGCTGGAGCGCGACGCCGAGGACTACACCTGGGTGGCGGCCACCATCGGCTCGAACAACGCCTCCGGCTACCAACTCGCCACCGGGCGGCCGGTGATGGCGATCGGCGGTTTCAACGGCAGCGACCCGTCCCCGACGCTGGCGCAGTTCCAGGCGTACGTGGCCGACGGGCGGATCCACTGGTTCGTCGGCGGCGGCGGCTTCCGGGCCAACGGGGGCAGCTCCGCCGCGCAGGAGATCGCCGCCTGGGTCGCCGAGACCTTCGAATCGCAGACCGTCGACGGGGTCACCGTCCACGACCTCAGCAGCGGGCAGGAGGGATGA
- a CDS encoding sensor histidine kinase translates to MSSSPRSDPGGRLRSWLAGRSLRTRLVAAVVALLALVSIAIGGLTTVALRHFLIVQVDNQLTADDRRQQELPPWFRQFAERQRADDQRAPEPPPGFPPDSIAVKVVDGGVASARIRSSSGPTEALPAADVSALTRIPTDGRPRSVDLGGRGDYRAVARQAPDGDVLVFALPLAGVQETVWWMIAAQGGVAAAGLLVAGALGALIVRATLRPLNRVAATAARVTELPLDRGEVALSVRVPEGDTDPRTEVGQVGAALNRMLGHVAAALAARQASETRVRQFVADASHELRTPLAAIRGYAEVARRGRDRVPPDVAHALRRVESASTRMTSLVDDLLLLARLDSGRPLAAEPVDLTALIVDAVSDAHVAGPEHRWQLDLPDEVLDVPGDAVRLHQVVANLLANARVHTPPGTTVTTRLTRTPGGVQISVADDGPGIPPELQGEVFERFARGDSSRSREHGSTGLGLAIVAAVVEAHHGSVEVESRPGHTVFRVLLPACTADA, encoded by the coding sequence ATGTCCTCAAGCCCGCGGAGTGACCCCGGCGGCCGACTGCGCTCCTGGCTGGCCGGGCGGTCCCTGCGGACCCGCCTGGTCGCCGCGGTGGTGGCGCTGCTCGCCCTGGTCAGCATCGCCATCGGCGGCCTGACCACGGTGGCGCTGCGGCACTTCCTGATCGTCCAGGTCGACAACCAGCTCACCGCCGACGACCGCCGGCAGCAGGAGCTCCCGCCCTGGTTCCGCCAGTTCGCCGAGCGGCAGCGGGCGGACGACCAGCGGGCGCCCGAGCCGCCGCCCGGCTTCCCACCCGACTCGATCGCGGTGAAGGTCGTCGACGGTGGTGTCGCGTCCGCGCGGATCCGCAGCAGCTCCGGGCCGACGGAGGCCCTGCCGGCCGCCGACGTGTCGGCGCTGACCCGGATCCCGACCGACGGGCGGCCGCGCAGCGTCGACCTGGGCGGGCGGGGCGACTACCGGGCGGTGGCCCGGCAGGCGCCCGACGGTGACGTGCTGGTCTTCGCCCTTCCACTGGCCGGCGTGCAGGAGACCGTCTGGTGGATGATCGCCGCCCAGGGGGGCGTCGCCGCCGCCGGCCTGCTGGTCGCCGGCGCCCTGGGCGCGCTGATCGTGCGGGCCACGCTGCGCCCGCTGAACCGGGTCGCCGCCACCGCCGCCCGGGTCACCGAGCTGCCGCTGGACCGCGGCGAGGTGGCCCTGTCGGTGCGGGTGCCCGAGGGCGACACCGACCCGCGGACCGAGGTCGGGCAGGTGGGGGCGGCGCTGAACCGGATGCTGGGGCACGTCGCGGCCGCGCTCGCCGCGCGGCAGGCCAGCGAGACCCGGGTACGCCAGTTCGTCGCCGACGCCAGCCACGAGCTGCGGACGCCGCTGGCCGCGATCCGCGGCTACGCCGAGGTGGCCCGGCGCGGGCGGGACCGGGTGCCGCCGGACGTGGCGCACGCGCTGCGCCGGGTGGAGTCGGCCAGCACCCGGATGACCAGCCTCGTCGACGACCTGCTGCTGCTGGCCCGGCTGGACTCCGGCCGGCCGCTGGCGGCGGAGCCGGTCGACCTGACCGCGCTGATCGTCGACGCGGTCAGCGACGCGCACGTCGCCGGACCTGAGCACCGCTGGCAGCTCGACCTGCCCGACGAGGTGCTCGACGTGCCGGGCGACGCCGTCCGGCTGCACCAGGTGGTGGCGAACCTGCTGGCCAACGCCCGGGTGCACACCCCGCCGGGCACCACGGTGACCACCCGGCTGACCCGCACCCCCGGCGGCGTGCAGATCAGCGTCGCCGACGACGGGCCGGGCATCCCACCCGAGTTGCAGGGCGAGGTCTTCGAACGGTTCGCCCGCGGCGACAGCTCCCGGTCCCGGGAGCACGGCAGCACCGGCCTCGGCCTGGCGATCGTGGCGGCGGTGGTGGAGGCGCACCACGGGTCCGTCGAGGTCGAGAGCCGGCCGGGTCACACCGTCTTCCGGGTGCTGCTGCCGGCTTGCACAGCCGACGCATAG